In a genomic window of Streptomyces katrae:
- a CDS encoding aldo/keto reductase: protein MPNPYRTLAGTTVGAIGLGAMPLSIEHRPDESRAVATVHAALDAGVTLIDTADSYHWHAGEEGHNERLVARALARYGGDTSGVLIATKGGRGRPGDGSWTVTGTPEHLKRAAQASAGRLGVDAIGLYQLHKPDPAVPWAESVGALRELLDAGTIRAAGISNVTTAQIREAHAILGDGLVSVQNQYSPAVRDSEPQLRLCTELGLAFLPWSPLGGISRSSLDGPSGPTSTGTAFHRVAAAHGVSPQRVALAWLLSRSPSVIPLPGASRPASITDSAGAARLELTEAELAELGASLPPQTD, encoded by the coding sequence ATGCCGAACCCGTACCGCACCCTCGCGGGCACCACCGTCGGCGCCATCGGCCTGGGCGCCATGCCGCTGTCGATCGAGCACCGCCCGGACGAGAGCCGCGCCGTCGCCACCGTCCACGCCGCCCTCGACGCCGGTGTCACCCTCATCGACACCGCCGACAGCTACCACTGGCACGCCGGCGAAGAGGGCCACAACGAGCGGCTGGTGGCCCGCGCCCTGGCCCGCTACGGAGGCGACACCTCCGGCGTCCTGATCGCCACGAAGGGCGGCCGCGGCCGCCCCGGTGACGGCAGCTGGACCGTCACCGGCACCCCGGAGCACCTCAAGCGCGCCGCGCAGGCTTCCGCCGGGCGGCTGGGCGTGGACGCGATCGGCCTGTACCAGCTGCACAAGCCGGACCCGGCCGTCCCCTGGGCGGAGTCCGTGGGCGCCCTGCGCGAGCTCCTGGACGCCGGCACGATCCGCGCCGCCGGCATCTCCAACGTCACCACCGCCCAGATCCGCGAGGCGCACGCGATCCTCGGCGACGGCCTCGTCTCGGTGCAGAACCAGTACTCGCCCGCCGTCCGCGACAGCGAGCCCCAGCTGCGGCTGTGCACGGAACTGGGCCTGGCGTTCCTGCCCTGGAGCCCCCTCGGCGGCATCTCCCGCAGCTCCCTGGACGGCCCCTCGGGCCCGACCTCCACCGGCACCGCCTTCCACCGCGTCGCGGCCGCCCACGGGGTCAGCCCCCAGCGGGTCGCCCTGGCCTGGCTCCTCTCCCGCTCCCCGTCCGTCATCCCCCTGCCCGGCGCCAGCCGCCCGGCCTCCATCACCGACTCGGCCGGGGCCGCCCGGCTGGAGCTCACCGAGGCGGAGCTGGCGGAACTCGGCGCGTCCCTGCCCCCGCAGACGGACTAG
- a CDS encoding NAD-dependent epimerase/dehydratase family protein, with amino-acid sequence MQRICVIGGSRYFGKLLVQRLRTAGHQVTVINRGSGRPPAGVEHLVVDRDDEAALLAALGPRTFDVVVDQVCYTPVQAAIAARVFAGRTRRYVMTSTIEVYDPATTALPPVPADTPVPEETVDPAAWPVDLELPWHDGAYLEAHYAEGKRQAEAVLARAGGFTFASVRSAHVLGGGTREFTGRLAHYTRRATTGEPVTVHARPLPTVFIHWAELAELLRWAATEADFAGPLNACSDGPLDVHALTAAIAAQTGREPRHQPATATTPASPFSFDRHYAMSNARAKELGFAFSHTADWLPDAVTEALAEAAVPTA; translated from the coding sequence TTGCGGACGGCCGGCCACCAGGTCACGGTGATCAACCGCGGCTCCGGCCGCCCGCCCGCCGGTGTCGAGCACCTCGTCGTCGACCGCGACGACGAGGCAGCCCTCCTCGCCGCCCTCGGCCCCCGCACCTTCGACGTGGTGGTGGACCAGGTCTGCTACACGCCCGTGCAGGCCGCGATCGCCGCCCGGGTCTTCGCCGGCCGCACCCGCCGGTACGTGATGACCTCCACCATCGAGGTCTACGACCCGGCGACCACCGCCCTGCCGCCCGTACCGGCGGACACCCCGGTGCCGGAGGAGACCGTCGACCCGGCCGCCTGGCCGGTGGACCTGGAACTGCCCTGGCACGACGGGGCCTACCTGGAGGCCCATTACGCCGAGGGCAAGCGCCAGGCGGAGGCCGTCCTCGCCCGCGCCGGCGGATTCACCTTCGCCTCCGTCCGCAGCGCGCACGTACTGGGCGGCGGCACACGGGAGTTCACCGGCCGCCTCGCCCACTACACCCGGCGCGCCACCACCGGCGAACCGGTCACCGTGCACGCCCGCCCCCTGCCGACGGTGTTCATCCACTGGGCGGAACTGGCGGAGCTGCTGCGCTGGGCCGCCACCGAAGCGGACTTCGCCGGCCCCCTCAACGCCTGCTCCGACGGCCCGCTCGACGTCCACGCCCTCACCGCGGCCATCGCCGCGCAGACCGGCCGGGAGCCCCGCCACCAGCCGGCCACCGCCACCACGCCCGCCTCTCCGTTCTCCTTCGACCGCCACTACGCCATGAGCAACGCCCGTGCGAAGGAACTGGGCTTCGCCTTCTCCCACACGGCCGACTGGCTCCCGGACGCCGTCACCGAAGCCCTCGCCGAAGCCGCCGTCCCCACCGCCTGA